ATTCTGCCTTCTACCCTGCTAAATCTGGTATTCGCACCCGACCGCCCAGCCCTGCGATTAGTCCTTAGCCCCCTATCCATGTTTAACTTGAACGTTCATTCAAGTTAAACCGGTGGTTCGCCGCCCGCTCACAACAGGAGGCTTGCCTTTGCTGAGTCCGATTTCTACAGCCGCGTTTTACCGCTTCGAGGTGCACCCTGCATGAGTGCATCATCCCTTCCTTCCAGCGGCCTGGTCCGCATGAATCCCCCGGTGTTCTGGTTCGCCGCCAGCTTCATCCTGTTGTTCGGCGTGGTGGTCATGGCTATGCCCGAACAGGCCGGTGCCTGGCTTCTGGCGGCACAAAACTGGGCGGCCAACACGGTTGGCTGGTATTACCTGCTGGCGATGACCCTGTATCTGGTCTTCGTGGTGGTCACCGCGTTATCGGGCTACGGCAAGATCAAACTCGGTGCCGACCACGACGAGCCCGAATTCAGTTACCTGTCCTGGGCCGGCATGCTGTTCGCCGCCGGGATCAGCATCACCCTGTTTTTCTTCTGCGTGTCGGAACCGCTGACCCACATGATCCAGCCGCCCCAGGGCGAAGCGGGTACGGCGGACGCGGCGCGTCAGGCGATGCAGATTCTGTTTCTGCACTGGGGCCTGCATGGCTGGGGCGTGTTCGCCTTCGTCGGCATGGCACTCGCGTATTTCGCCTACCGGCACAACCTGCCGCTGGCCCTGCGTTCGGCGCTGTATCCGCTGATTGGCAAGCGCATCAATGGCCCCATCGGTTACGCGGTGGACGGCTTCGGCATCATCGCCACGGTGTTCGGCCTGGGCGCCGACATGGGCTTTGGCGTGTTGCACCTCAACTCGGGCCTGGACTACCTGTTCGGCATCGCCCACACGCAGTGGGTTCAGGTCGGCCTGATCACGCTGATGATGGGCGCGGCGATCATCGTGGCGGTCTCCGGCGTCGATAAGGGCGTGCGGGTGATGTCCGATATCAACATGCTGCTGGCCTGTGCGTTGCTGCTGTTCGTGTTGTTCGCCGGGCCCACGCAGCACTTGCTCAACACCTTGATCCAGAACCTCGGCGACTACCTCGGCGCCTTGCCGATGAAGAGTTTTGACCTGTACGCCTACGACAAACCCAGCGACTGGCTGGGCGGCTGGACGGTGTTCTATTGGGCCTGGTGGATTGCCTGGTCGCCGTTCGTGGGCCTGTTCATCGCGCGGATTTCCCGGGGCCGGACCATCCGCGAATTCGTCTTCGGCGTGCTGCTGATTCCCCTCGGATTCACCCTGGCGTGGATGTCGATCTTCGGCAACAGCGCCATCGATCAGGTGCTCAATCACGGCATGTCGGCGCTGGGCATGTCGGCCATCGATAACCCTTCGATGACCCTCTATCTGTTGCTGGAAACCTACCCGTGGAGCAAAACCGTCATCGCGGTCACGGTGTTCATCAGTTTTGTGTTCTTCGTCACCTCCGCCGACTCCGGCACCGTGGTGTTGTCGACGCTGTCGGCCAAGGGTGGCAACCCCGATGAAGACGGGCCGAAATGGCTGCGGGTGTTCTGGGGGGCGATGACGGCGCTGGTGACCAGCGCGCTGTTGTTCTCCGGCAGCATCGATGCGCTGAAGTCGGCGGTGGTGCTGACGTCGCTACCGTTCTCTCTGATTTTGCTGACGATGATGTGGGGCCTGCACAAGGCGTTTTATCTGGAGTCGCAGAAGCAGATTGCGCAGATGCATTCGCTGGCGCCCGTGTCTGGCGCGCGGCGCGGCGGCTGGCGTCAGCGCTTGAGCCAGGCGGTGCATTTCCCGTCGCGGGACGAGGTGTATCGGTTCATGGAAACCACGGTGCGCCCGGCGATCGAAGAAGTCACTGCGGTGTTTGCCGAGAAGGGCTTGAGCGTGCTCACGGTGCCGGATCCGGCCCATGACAGCGTCAGCCTGGAGATCGGTCACGGCGATCAGCATCCGTTCGTTTATCAGGTGCGGATGCGCGGCTATTTCACCCCGTCGTTCGCCCGTGGCGGCATGGGCTCCAAGCAGCTCAACAACCGTCGTTACTACCGGGCGGAGGTGCATTTGAGCGAAGGCAGCCAGGATTACGATCTGGTGGGTTACAGCAAGGAGCAGGTGATCAACGACATCCTCGATCAATACGAGCGGCACATGCAGTTTCTGCATCTGGTGCGTTGACCGGCTTCAGGCCTCGCTGGTCAGCACCATGAACAACACCAGCGCGGCCACCGGAACACCGAACACGGCGCTGCCGACGGCCAGTTCGGTGCTCAGGGGCTGGCCGGCATGCACCATGCCCACCGCGCCATTGATCAGGGTCAGCGCCAGCCACAGCACGATGAAGCAGTAGGCCAGGGTCTGGCGGGTGAAGCCGATCTTCTCGCCGATGTAGAGCATCAGCGCCAAGAGGATCAGGCCGAAGGTGATGATGATGGTGGTGTGCATCGTTGTCTGCCTGTCAGATATGCGTTGCCGCTGAGATCGCTATCGCGAGCAGGCTCGCTCCTACAGTGATCGCGGTGATCCCTGTAGGAGCGAGCCTGCTCGCGATGGGGTCAGCTCGGTATCAGCTTGAGCATAGTCAGACCAACCCACCATTGACCCGCAAAATCTGCCCATTGACCCACGCCGATTCCGGCCCCACCAAAAACGACACCACCCGGGCGATATCTCCCGGCTGGCCCAGCCGTTCCAGCGGCGCCATTTTGGCGAAGGTCTGGATCTGCTCTTCACTCTTGCCATGCAAAAACAGCTCGGTCGCCACCGGCCCCGGTGCCACCGCATTGACCGTGATCTGGCGCCCGCGCATTTCCTTGGCGAACACCTGGGTCAGGGATTCCACCGCCGCCTTGCTGGCGATGTACACCGCATAACCCGGCAGGTTCAGGCCGACCGTGCTGCTGGAAAAATTGATGATGCGTCCACCGTCATTCAGGCGCGTAGCCGCCTCGCGCAGGGTGTTGAAGGTGCCGCGCGCGTGGATATTGAAAGTCTGATCGAACAGTTCGTCGCAGTGTTGCGCCAGCGGCATGACCTTGAGAATGCCGGCGTTGTTCACCAGCACGTCGATTTTGCCCAGCTGCGTTTCGGTTTCATCAAACATCCGCCGCACGTCATCGGCATTGGCCACGTCCGCCTTGATCGCTATGGCCCGACGGCCGGCCTGGCGCAATTCCACCACCAGCTTCGAGGCTTCGCTGGCGCTGTTGGCGTAGTTGATGGCGACTGCGAAACCCTCGCTGGCCAGTTGTTTGGCGATGATCGCGCCGATGCCCCGGGAGGCGCCGGTTACGAGGGCTACTTTTGAGTCTTGAGTCGTCATGGAGGACGTTCCTGTTGGTTGGGAGTGGAGCCAATCTCACATGTTTACTCAGGCCGATAAATGCACGAGAGTTGCCTTGACTGTTCAATAATCGCCAACAATCGAGGAGCCCGCCGTGGATCAGGTCAAAGCGATGAAAGTGTTCGTGCGGATCTACGAGCGCAGCAGCTTTACCCTGGCGGCGCAGGACCTGAACTTGCCGCGGGCAACCCTGACCCACACCCTGAACCAGTTCGAAGCCTGGCTCGGCACGCGCTTGCTGGAGCGCAGTACGCGCAAGGTTCGTCCTACGCTGGATGGAGAAGCCTATTACCAGCGCTGTGTGCAATTGCTCGCGGAACTGGAAGAGGCGGAACTGGCCTTTCGCAGCGTCGCGCCCAAAGGGCGATTGCGTGTGGATCTGCATGGCACCCTGGCCAGGCACTTTGTGATCCCGGCCTTGCCGCAATTCATGGCGCGCTACCCCGACATCGAACTGTCCATCAGCGAGGCCGACCGCCTGGTCGACCTGATCGCCGAAGGCGTCGACTGCGTACTGCGCGCCGGCACCCTGAGTGACTCGGCACTGATCGGCAAACGGGTTGCCAGCCTGCGCCAGATCACCTGCGCCAGCCCTGCCTATCTGCGCAAATACGGCGAACCGAAAAGCCTCGACGAACTGAAAAACCATCGCGCGGTGAACTACGTTTCGCGCACCGACGGCAAGGTGTTCCCCTTCGAATTCAGGGTCGACGGCGAACTCAGGGAAGTGGCCCTCGATAGCGCCGTGTCAGTGTTCGGCGCCGAAATCTACGCCGCCTCCGCCATCGCCGGCCTGGGCCTGATCCAGTGCCCGCACTACCGCATGGAAACCCAGATCGCCCAGGGCCTGATCAAGGAAATCCTCGTCGACACACCACCGCCACCGATGCCGGTCTCGGTGCTGTACCCCCACAACCGACACATGTCGCCACGGGTTCGGGTGTTTGTGGATTGGTTGGCGGAGGTGTTTGCGGGGGCAAGGTAAAGGTCAAAAGATCGCAGCCTTCGGCAGCTCCTACAGGGGATCAATGTACATCTGTAGGAGCTGCCGAAGGCTGCGATCTTTTCAGAATGTGTACCGTGTAAATGCATGTTTATTTCTGACTTACAGTCTTGGTCCTTTTAACCAACTCACTGTAAGGGCTGGCCAACATGATATTTCCCGTCGTTGTACATAAGGATGCCGACTCGGAGTACGGCGTGATCATCCCGGACGTGCCGGGTTGTTTTTCCGCCGACAGCACGGTGGCGCAGGCACTTGAAAGCGTGAAAGAGGCGCTGGCGCTGCATTACGAAGGTCTTGTGACAGATGGTGATCCATTGCCCCAAGTTCAGGAAATCGACGCGCATCTGGATAACCCTGATTACGCCGGTGGAGTGTGGGCAGTAGTGGATTTCGATATCACCCCTTACTTCGGCAAGTCGGTGCGTTTCAATGCCACGCTGCCGGAGCAATTGCTTGAGCGAATCGATCAGACCGTCAAGCGTGATCAGCGTTACAGTTCGCGATCCGGTTTTTTGGCCGCAGCAGCGTTGCGCGAGTTGTCGGCATAGGGTTTTGATGAAATATGTGAAACGTTTCAGCAATTAGTCGAGTCAGAGGTTTTTTGGCGTTTGTCCGGGCGTATGCTGGGCGACTGGCGAAGCAGTCGAGACCAGATTCAAGACAGACAAGAGAGGATTCGATGACTTACACCGCTGCCGAAAACCGCTACGACTCCATCCCTTACCGCCGCGTGGGCCGCAGCGGGCTGGTGCTGCCGGCGTTGTCCCTGGGCCTGTGGCACAACTTTGGCGACAGCACGCCGATCGATACCCAGCGTTCGTTGTTGCGTACGGCGTTCGATTTGGGCATCAACCATTTCGATCTGGCCAACAACTATGGTCCGCCCTATGGCAGTGCCGAGATCAATTTCGGTCGTCTGCTGCGCGAAGACTTCAAGCAGTACCGCGACGAATTGATCATCTCCAGCAAGGCCGGCTGGGACATGTGGCCGGGTCCTTATGGCCAGGGCGGCGGTTCGCGCAAGTACGTGCTGGCCAGCCTCGACCAGAGCCTGCAACGCCTCGGCCTGGACTACGTGGACATTTTCTATTCGCACCGCTTCGACCCGGACACGCCGCTGGAGGAAACCGCCAGCGCATTAGCCACGGCCGTGCAGCAGGGCAAGACGCTGTACATCGGCATCTCGTCTTACTCCGGGGTGAAAACCCGGGAGATGGCCGCGTTGCTCAAGGAGTGGAAGGTGCCGCTGCTGATCCATCAGCCGGCCTACAACCTGCTCAACCGCTGGGTGGAAAAGGACCTGCTGGAGACCACCGACGAACTTGGTACCGGTGTGATTGCCTTCACGCCGCTGGCTCAAGGGCTGCTGTCGGACAAGTACCTCAACGGCGTGCCGGCGGATGCGCGGGTCAATCGTCCGGGCGGTGGTTCGTTGCAGGCGTCGCACCTGTCCGAGGCCAATATCGCTCATGTGCGGGCGCTCAATGAGATCGCCAAGCGTCGTGGCCAGAGTCTGGCGCAGCTGGCGCTGGCCTGGACGTTGCGTGACCCTCGGGTGACGTCGGCGCTGATCGGTGCGAGCCGGCCGGAGCAGATTGTCGAGAACGTCGGGGCGTTGAAGAATTTGAGTTTCAGTGCTGAAGAGCTGGCGGAGATTGACCGGTTTGCCCAGGAGGGTGGGATCAATCTTTGGGAGAAGCCTTCGACGGCGAAGTAAGTGTTTGGCGCCGGCTTTTGTGGCGCCTGTTTTGGCCTCATCGCGAGCAGGCTCGCTCCTACAGTTAAAATGCATTCCATTGTAGGAGCGAACCTGCTCGCGATGGGGCCATTAAATTCAGCACAAATGGCCCGGTCAGCGAAAGAACGGCACATCCCCCAGCACCGTCGCCCGCTGCATCACCCGCCGCGCCGGGCGGTAATCATCGACCGCGTAATGTTGGGTCACGCGGTTGTCCCAGAACGCGACGTCGTCTTGCTGCCAGCGCCAGCGAATGGTGAATTCCGGGCGGGTGGCGTGGGCGAACAGGAATTTCAGAATCGCCTCGCTCTCGGTGTCTGACAGTTCATTGATCTTCGAGGTGAAGCCTTCGTTGACGAACAGCGAACGGCGCCCGCTCACCGGGTGCGTGCGGATCACCGGATGTGACAGCGGCGGATTCTTGCGTCGCGCTTCTTCCCATTGCGCCAATGCTTCAGGGGTATTGCCGTAGCGCTCCAGTGGAAACGAGCGAGTGAAGTCATGGGTGGCGGTCAGCCCTTCGAGCAGGGTTTTCATTGGTGCCGACAAGGCTTCGTACGCCGCGATACCACTGGCCCACAACGTGTCGCCACCAAACTCCGGCAACAGCTTGGCGCTCAGCACCGCGCCCATGGCCGGGGTCGGCAGAAAGGTGACATCGGTGTGCCAGATCGCATTGTCACGCACGTCGGTGACGGCAGTGTCGAGGATCAGCACTTCCGGTTGTTCCGGCACATTCGGGTAGATCGGGTGAATGTGCAGGTCGCCGAAGTTGGCCGCGAAACGCGCCTGCTGTTGCGGGGTGATCGGCTGGTCGCGGAAGAACAGCACCTGATGCTTGAGTAGCGCCTGCTCGATGGCGTCGCGCTGTTCCAGGTTCAGCGGCTGGCTGATGTCGACGCCGCTGATTTGCGCGCCGAGGGCGGAGCTTAAGGGGACGATGTTCAAGATACTCATGAAAGTTCTCTTCAATTCGGGGTGTATCCAATTCCCTGTGGGATTTGCACATGACTAATGTTCAGTGGGATTGGCCGTGCCAAGGCACCAGCTTTCGCTGCAGGGCACGCAGGCCCATTTCCATGGCAAAGGCGATCAAGGCGATCACCAGAATCCCCAGCACCACCACGTCGGTGACCAGGAACTGCGCGGCGGACTGCACCATGAAGCCCAGGCCGCTGGTGGCGGCGATCAGCTCGGCGGCGACCAGGGTCGACCAACCCACACCCAGGCCGATGCGCACGCCGGTCAGGATGTCCGGCAGGGCGCTGGGCAGAATCACATGACGGATCAATTGCGCGCGAGTCGCCCCCAGGGACTGGGCGGCGCGCAATTTCGCCGGGTCGACGGTGCGCACGCCAGTGGCGGTGGCAATGGCGATCGGCGCGAAAATCGCCAGATAGATCAGCAGGACTTTCGACAGCTCACCGATGCCGCACCAGATCACGATCAGCGGTAGATAAGCCAGTGGCGGAATAGGGCGGTAGAACTCGATCAGCGGATCGAGCACACCACGGGCAATACGGTTGGCGCCGATGGCAATGCCCACCGGCACGGCGGTCAGCACCGCAAAACCCAGGCCCAGGCCGATGCGGCTGAGGCTCGCGCCCAGGTGCTGCCACAGGGTCGAGTCCATGTAGCCGGTGGTTGCCAGCAGCCAGCCTTTTTGCAGCACGGCGGACGGTGGCGGCAGGAACAGCGGTTCGATCAAACCGCTCGCCGTGACGGCCCACCAGATCACAATCAGTGCCACCAGGGTCAGCGCGCTGATCCAGCGAGTGCTCAAGCTGCGACGTACCGGAACCAATGTTGAGCCCGGTTTGACCGCCGCGACGGGAATTTCATAGCTGCTCATGCGCGCTCCTGCCGCTGGGCGGCGCTGCGTTGGGAGAACACTTTGGCGAGCACGTGTTCACGGGTTTCGATAAAACGCGGATCTGACTTGATCGAACGTGCCGACTCGCCGGCGGCGTAACGCTGGCCGAAATCCAGGTGAAGGCGTTCGACGATTTGCCCGGGGTTCGGCGCCAAAAGGATAAGGTCGGTGGCGAGGAACACCGCTTCTTCAATGTCGTGGGTAATCAGGAACACCGGCTTGGCGGTTCGGCGCCAGACTTGCAGCAGCAGTTCCTGCATCTGTTCGCGGGTGAAGGCGTCGAGGGCGCCGAACGGTTCGTCCATCAGCAGCACGCGCGGGTCGGCGGCGAGGGCGCGGGCCAGGCCGACACGCTGTTTCTGCCCGCCGGACAGTTGCCAGATGCGGCGGTGTTCGAAACCGGAAAGGTCCACCAACGAGAGCATCTCGCGGGCACGCAGTTCGCGCTTTTCCTTCGCAACACCGGCCAGCTCCAGGCCGAAGCCGACGTTGGCCAGTACGTCCTGCCAGGGCAGCAGGGCGTCGTCCTGAAACACCACGCCGCGTTCGGCGCTCGGTCCTTTGACCGGCACGCCATCGAGGGTGATGCGCCCGGCGCTGGGCTCGACGAAACCGGCAATCAGGTTCAACAGCGAGGTCTTGCCACTGCCGGACGGGCCGAGGGCGACCAGCAATTGCTGGGGCCCCAGGGTCAGGGAAATATCCGCCAGCACCGGTGTCGGGCTGCCGGGGTACTGTGCGCTGATGCGCTCCAGCTGTAGCAAGGCCATCGCTTTAACTCCCGATCAGTTGCTGATGAATTTGGCGCTGACGTACGGCGCGTAGTCCGGCAGCACGGCCTCGACCTTGCCTTGCTCCTTGAGGAACACGGCGGTGTCGGTGATGGCCTTGGTGGTTGGCGCGCCGAGGGTGACCACCTGATCAGCCGCCAGCGGGTAGACGTTGCCTTGCAGCAGCAGCGGGATGTCGCTGGCCTTGGCGCCCGAGAGCTTCACCAGCTTGTCGACATTGGACGGGTTGGCGAGCCAGGCTTGCGGGTCCTTGCGGTAGTCGGCGTAGGCATCCAGGGTCACTTTGGCAAACGCGGTGACGATTTCAGGATGCTTCTCGGCGAAGTCCTTGCGCACGATCCAGGCATCGAAGGTCGGCGCGCCGAACTTGGCCAGCTCGCCGGAGGTGATCAGCACTTTGCCGTTTTCTTTGGCCACGCCCAGGGCTGGATCCCAAACGTAGGTGGCGTCGATATCACCGCGTTTCCACGCAGCGATGATCGCCGGCGGGGCGAGGTTGAGGACGGTGACTTTGGAAGGGTCGATGTTCCAGTGTTTCAGCGCGGCCAGCAGGCTGTAGTGGCCGGTGGAAACGAAGGGCACGGCGATCTTCTTGCCGATCAGGTCTTGCGGCGTCTTGATCCCGGAACCGTCGCGCGCCACCAGGGCTTCGGCCGCGCCGATCTGGGTGGCGATGAGGAAGGTTTCCACCGGCACCTTGCGGGTGATGGCCGCAGTCAGCGGGCTGGAACCGAGGTAACCGATCTGCACGTCGCCGGAGGCGATGGCGGCGAT
This genomic interval from Pseudomonas putida contains the following:
- the betT gene encoding choline transporter BetT; this translates as MNPPVFWFAASFILLFGVVVMAMPEQAGAWLLAAQNWAANTVGWYYLLAMTLYLVFVVVTALSGYGKIKLGADHDEPEFSYLSWAGMLFAAGISITLFFFCVSEPLTHMIQPPQGEAGTADAARQAMQILFLHWGLHGWGVFAFVGMALAYFAYRHNLPLALRSALYPLIGKRINGPIGYAVDGFGIIATVFGLGADMGFGVLHLNSGLDYLFGIAHTQWVQVGLITLMMGAAIIVAVSGVDKGVRVMSDINMLLACALLLFVLFAGPTQHLLNTLIQNLGDYLGALPMKSFDLYAYDKPSDWLGGWTVFYWAWWIAWSPFVGLFIARISRGRTIREFVFGVLLIPLGFTLAWMSIFGNSAIDQVLNHGMSALGMSAIDNPSMTLYLLLETYPWSKTVIAVTVFISFVFFVTSADSGTVVLSTLSAKGGNPDEDGPKWLRVFWGAMTALVTSALLFSGSIDALKSAVVLTSLPFSLILLTMMWGLHKAFYLESQKQIAQMHSLAPVSGARRGGWRQRLSQAVHFPSRDEVYRFMETTVRPAIEEVTAVFAEKGLSVLTVPDPAHDSVSLEIGHGDQHPFVYQVRMRGYFTPSFARGGMGSKQLNNRRYYRAEVHLSEGSQDYDLVGYSKEQVINDILDQYERHMQFLHLVR
- a CDS encoding SDR family oxidoreductase; translation: MTTQDSKVALVTGASRGIGAIIAKQLASEGFAVAINYANSASEASKLVVELRQAGRRAIAIKADVANADDVRRMFDETETQLGKIDVLVNNAGILKVMPLAQHCDELFDQTFNIHARGTFNTLREAATRLNDGGRIINFSSSTVGLNLPGYAVYIASKAAVESLTQVFAKEMRGRQITVNAVAPGPVATELFLHGKSEEQIQTFAKMAPLERLGQPGDIARVVSFLVGPESAWVNGQILRVNGGLV
- a CDS encoding LysR family transcriptional regulator, encoding MDQVKAMKVFVRIYERSSFTLAAQDLNLPRATLTHTLNQFEAWLGTRLLERSTRKVRPTLDGEAYYQRCVQLLAELEEAELAFRSVAPKGRLRVDLHGTLARHFVIPALPQFMARYPDIELSISEADRLVDLIAEGVDCVLRAGTLSDSALIGKRVASLRQITCASPAYLRKYGEPKSLDELKNHRAVNYVSRTDGKVFPFEFRVDGELREVALDSAVSVFGAEIYAASAIAGLGLIQCPHYRMETQIAQGLIKEILVDTPPPPMPVSVLYPHNRHMSPRVRVFVDWLAEVFAGAR
- a CDS encoding type II toxin-antitoxin system HicB family antitoxin encodes the protein MIFPVVVHKDADSEYGVIIPDVPGCFSADSTVAQALESVKEALALHYEGLVTDGDPLPQVQEIDAHLDNPDYAGGVWAVVDFDITPYFGKSVRFNATLPEQLLERIDQTVKRDQRYSSRSGFLAAAALRELSA
- the mgrA gene encoding L-glyceraldehyde 3-phosphate reductase, with protein sequence MTYTAAENRYDSIPYRRVGRSGLVLPALSLGLWHNFGDSTPIDTQRSLLRTAFDLGINHFDLANNYGPPYGSAEINFGRLLREDFKQYRDELIISSKAGWDMWPGPYGQGGGSRKYVLASLDQSLQRLGLDYVDIFYSHRFDPDTPLEETASALATAVQQGKTLYIGISSYSGVKTREMAALLKEWKVPLLIHQPAYNLLNRWVEKDLLETTDELGTGVIAFTPLAQGLLSDKYLNGVPADARVNRPGGGSLQASHLSEANIAHVRALNEIAKRRGQSLAQLALAWTLRDPRVTSALIGASRPEQIVENVGALKNLSFSAEELAEIDRFAQEGGINLWEKPSTAK
- the tauD gene encoding taurine dioxygenase, whose amino-acid sequence is MSILNIVPLSSALGAQISGVDISQPLNLEQRDAIEQALLKHQVLFFRDQPITPQQQARFAANFGDLHIHPIYPNVPEQPEVLILDTAVTDVRDNAIWHTDVTFLPTPAMGAVLSAKLLPEFGGDTLWASGIAAYEALSAPMKTLLEGLTATHDFTRSFPLERYGNTPEALAQWEEARRKNPPLSHPVIRTHPVSGRRSLFVNEGFTSKINELSDTESEAILKFLFAHATRPEFTIRWRWQQDDVAFWDNRVTQHYAVDDYRPARRVMQRATVLGDVPFFR
- the tauC gene encoding taurine ABC transporter permease TauC; translation: MSSYEIPVAAVKPGSTLVPVRRSLSTRWISALTLVALIVIWWAVTASGLIEPLFLPPPSAVLQKGWLLATTGYMDSTLWQHLGASLSRIGLGLGFAVLTAVPVGIAIGANRIARGVLDPLIEFYRPIPPLAYLPLIVIWCGIGELSKVLLIYLAIFAPIAIATATGVRTVDPAKLRAAQSLGATRAQLIRHVILPSALPDILTGVRIGLGVGWSTLVAAELIAATSGLGFMVQSAAQFLVTDVVVLGILVIALIAFAMEMGLRALQRKLVPWHGQSH
- the tauB gene encoding taurine ABC transporter ATP-binding subunit produces the protein MALLQLERISAQYPGSPTPVLADISLTLGPQQLLVALGPSGSGKTSLLNLIAGFVEPSAGRITLDGVPVKGPSAERGVVFQDDALLPWQDVLANVGFGLELAGVAKEKRELRAREMLSLVDLSGFEHRRIWQLSGGQKQRVGLARALAADPRVLLMDEPFGALDAFTREQMQELLLQVWRRTAKPVFLITHDIEEAVFLATDLILLAPNPGQIVERLHLDFGQRYAAGESARSIKSDPRFIETREHVLAKVFSQRSAAQRQERA
- the tauA gene encoding taurine ABC transporter substrate-binding protein — translated: MKFTFPLRLLAAASLAAASLFAQAADVTVAYQTTVDPAKVAQADGAYEKATKAEISWRKFDNGADIIAAIASGDVQIGYLGSSPLTAAITRKVPVETFLIATQIGAAEALVARDGSGIKTPQDLIGKKIAVPFVSTGHYSLLAALKHWNIDPSKVTVLNLAPPAIIAAWKRGDIDATYVWDPALGVAKENGKVLITSGELAKFGAPTFDAWIVRKDFAEKHPEIVTAFAKVTLDAYADYRKDPQAWLANPSNVDKLVKLSGAKASDIPLLLQGNVYPLAADQVVTLGAPTTKAITDTAVFLKEQGKVEAVLPDYAPYVSAKFISN